In Oncorhynchus tshawytscha isolate Ot180627B linkage group LG01, Otsh_v2.0, whole genome shotgun sequence, the genomic stretch GCTGTGACCAGCTGCAGTGCCACCCTGGACCCTGTACCTAACCCTCCCTTAACCCCTATATCTGGCCCCTCACCACTGTCTGGTCTAGGTTGTGCCTGTATGTCCGCCTGCATGTGCCAGGTTGAGTGTATCTTTATCCTTTAATCCAGGTCCTTTGCaggacaaaggagaggagaggacatgaacCAAATATATACCATGTTTACAATACCTTCCCTTACGTGTATAATGATTGCTTTAAAAAACAAAACCATATTTGTCTTTaacactgcattgttggaaagggacccgtaagtaagcatttcattgttagtctacacctgctgtttaccacacatgtgacaaataaaatgtgatttgattggagGGTTGATTGTTCAGACTCAAAGAAAATTTTATCTGGACTAGTTTCAACTAGTCTTCTCTTATACTTTTTGCCAGCTGATAGTACCTTATACATACTGTAGGACAAGAGTACCAAGATCTTACAAGATCCTCTAAGATCTTGAACAAGATTGCTACCAGGGTAGTGGCTTATTCGCTCATTCAGGTCTGGGTAGAGTTACCATCAAGACATACTTGGGATTTTCGGTTTTACACAGGGGCATGTGCTGTAGTGCTATGCGGTTTGAGtcttatgtctctgtgtgtgtgtgtgtgtctgttgcctGGGGCCGCTGTCAAACAGCAGATGCAGGAAATGGAAACAAGTCTTTTGGGTATTAAGAAAAGTATTCAGCTGGTCTGCTCCACAGTACCGGATAGTTATTTCAGCCAATAGAGGATAACTAACTCAATGGGAAGAGAGATAATGATGAATTATGCAGTGTGATACAATAGCagtaaaacaattttaaaaatgtattcactGATTTTGCCCAGTTATAGAAGTACAAAGCTACAAGTATCTAACACATTACACTGTTATGTGAAAAGTATTATGTAATATTATGCATAATTCATGGTGCAAGTCAATACAAAACATAATAGATTATTTTCCACCAGGTACAACCATGGTGTGCACATTCCTATTTGAAATTAATGCATTACACAGATCATATCTCTGGAGCTATAAATGTCATAACTTGCTCTATAACTTATTGCTCCCAATCGACAATGGCAATCAATGACCGACCCATTGAAAGATGGAATGATGTGGGTGGCGTAAAGGTTTCTGGGACACAAGCTCAATTTCACTCTGAAAGCGGACTCCCTAAACGTGGGCATTGTgcggctgttcggccatggaaacccatttcatgaagctccagacaaacagttTTTGTGTTGACTTGCTTCCAGAGGGAGTTTGGACGTGTTACGACCTTCAACACTCTGTggtccgttctgtgagcttgtgtggcctaccacttcgcggctgagccattgttgcttctagatgtttccacttcacaataacttaCTGTAGacggggtagctctagcagggcaagaatttgacaaactgacttgttggaaaggtgatactgccacattgaaagtcactgagctattcagtaaggccattgtactgccaatgtttgtctaaggagattgcatggctgtgtgctcgatttttttttttacacctgtcagcaatgggtgtggcggaaatagccgaatccactaatttgaaagtgtgtccacatacttttgtatatatagtgtagctagATGAGACGACCACATATCCACATATGACAGTCGTAGTAAGTACATTTAGCAACTTAAGTGCTAGTACGAAAAGAACAAGACTTTGTGATGTGGTTTGTCATGTTTCTGACTGCTGCTCTACAATTTGAAAGAGGACAAAAAAGTTTTTAGCGCAAGAGCAATGTGTTGCATGCTGTCTTGTTACAGAGTGGCTTGTCTCTGATGGTGACTGTGCTTGGCATGACACCAAAGAGAAGTCAACTGTATCTGGCAAAGCTTCAAAGTCGGCATTGAGGAGTCAGAGCTAGTTAGGCTTTTGAAGCCCCTGGACTGTCCGGTTCTTGAAAATGTCCTCTACCACCTTACTAAGTTGTTTGAATGGCTCTGATAGGTAGCATCACAAAACAGTGTATTATTGACCGCTGGTATGAGCAGGCGTATTTCACACATTTGATCATCaagatcaaatatacagacatttATGTCCacatataaaacatttttaatgCTAGATGCCAAGGGATAAACAAAGTTATCCACTGCGTGTAGTTTTCCGAGGCCAGTTGCCCAACTATCATCTTGTTGTTGTCTATCATTGTGAGGTACGTACAGTATTTACTTGCCCCATCTCCCTCTTTGGTAGACCCTGAGGTATCCTCATACTTGGAGGTGCAGTTATTTTTCAACTGGGCAGGAATTTTCTAACCCCTATTTTCTAACATCCGTCATTCAACTGTATTATAAATCACTGCAACCTTCGACACTGTCACATACTGTCAACACGTTCAGACAGAACAGGTCAGGAACTCTGGTCCAAGAACATGAGCACTAACTGAACTTACCATTGGGGCATACCAATGATACATGGTTAAAACTGGTTAAAATTACATCATTATACATTTAAAACCAGTTTTTGGTCCTTTTGTAATCTGGTTGTAACGGCATCACATTGTCTTTTAAAAACAAATCTGCCAAAAAGTATTTCGATTTGACCCTGACGTCCCCAAAGCAAAAGGGAACCTAGCTAACCCTGCTGCTCTTCTGAGGCAGGTTTTGTCTGGCAGGTTCAATCCAGCAAACACCGGAGGGATCACAGGTCTGGAAGAGAGCTGGATCTGTCTGAAAAGCTAAGTTCCCATTCAGGTTCAATAGCAAGAAAGGTTTTTTCTGGTCATATTTTGCATGGGGAGGGAGGTggattgttttgtgttgttgccCCCATTTTATAGCTCTAAATTGTTGTCCTTGGATTCAGATTTGGAAAATCACAAATATTCAAAACGTTGATAAATGGTTGAGCAAAAAAAGTGTCCAATTTTGTTAGATTAAAGATTATCGAACTATAAACTGCTGCTAACACCTGGGCTCTGTCTCTTATGGGTTTGCATAATGAAAGTTAGTCCAACATTTCTTATTGGGATGTTTGTTTGCTCATATACAACTTTATTGTTTGCATAAACAGGGGAGGTGCGGAGGTGGAAGGTGGAGGGTTGAAAGGCATAGAAGAACAGAAGCTCACCAACAGTAGCCAGAACCGCTACCCTGCTACACTGCAACACTGCAAGGCACTTAACAATATTGGACTATTATTTCCTTTTGAACAGGAAGTAGCCTCAATGTGCCTTTCCTAGTCACTACTTTTAAATTAATAATTCAATGAATAAATGGATTATTAAATGGTGTAACCAGAAATGGATTGACTCCTTACTCTATACTTTCTCACCAATGTCCCCCTCCATGTCTCACTTTTATTGCCCTCCTCCCTTGGCGGTACATACCCAGCCAACATGACATTGGCATGATGTGGGCCCAATAAGGGCTAAAATATTGGCCCCCACGTAGGCTTCCCACATTGGGCCGATGCACCTTTGCTCGTACGGCTCCACATTGGCCCCCAAGGCATTGGCCCAGTGTGGCACATTGTGGGCATTACATTGCatcagaaagaaaagagagatgtTGCTGTATAGATAATTTTACCACTTAAACTTTTATCTTATTTGACATGCACTTATCTAAGTATTTTTACAGACTTCATCAATGGCAGTGTTTATCCTCTTCGGTGGAGTTTAACGGCGTTTGGCATCCAATATTAAAACCCAGCACATTATtacactactttaaccctatctGATCCTACCCCAGGCCAATGGCCTGAGAGGACGGAACACTACCACTccacacaccctgtaactcttctgaagtcaaataTCGTACACctaagtacttctctgcagctgccaccacaaaatctattttctgtgacatacattccatctctgcagtacagttgataaccattgctatgaacaAGAAGAAGCTAACCTTACTGAGAAGCTAACcttactgaaacatatatcaTTCATTGGCCTATCCCTGTGTTCTGGCACAGATCTACTAttcacagggatcctctcagaGTCCCTCAACTTTGATCCAccctcctctactttcttcactgcctcagcataagatatcttctgcactactctgacccTGGCCACCTCAACCTGCCTTTCTCGCACCAGACACTTCCGATCTCCAGCAACATGGACACCCCTATAGTTGACACACACAACTTTTCCCACCGAATCTACACATTCCTCTGTCCCAtgtcctcctgcacacttcccacatcttggaatctacctcctacacactgctgcgaCATGACCATATACATGACACCTATAATACCGCAGTGTATTCGGTACAAAAGCTCTAACAGCATAACTCATAAAGAGACTCTGAATAGAAGCTCAAAATAACAGACTGTCATCTCGGTTTCACCATGCTCCCCACCGGATATCGGTTGCACCAAATAGCGGGAATCACAAACACCAGGAATTTCAGCTTAAATTGCTCCTCCACACACGCTACCACAAAAATCACTCCCTTCAACAGAGCAAAGCAAGAAACAGGTATTTCCCCAAGTTGAGTCGCACGGAGCACCTTGTCCCTCTGATCtgaagaaacaaacaaacatcacAAGTCCACTTTAGCACCTGCTCCCTCTGATCtgaagaaacaaacaaacatcacAAGTCCACTTTAGCACCTGCTCCCTCTGATCtgaagaaacaaacaaacatcacAAGTCCACTTTAGCACCTGCTCCCTCTGATCtgaagaaacaaacaaacatcacAAGTCCACTTTGGGTTTTaaattattgctattattataTGTTTTTTGACATCACACAACAAAACACTTCAACTGGAACGACACTCCAAGAGATGTTCACACAAAAATTGCTTGTGACCTTAGAGCTACAAAGTCATATCTAAAAAATAAGATTCCAAGATCATTTGGAACACTCATTGGCTTGAATGGTGTTTTGACATTTGGATATTTTTCacttaacaacatgaattggagTATATGCTGAAACCACGGCCTCAAATTTTCGAATGAGAACCCGCCTCTACATTATGACGTAGCTGGGctgtgctgggcttggtgtgggctagcctgtgctgggcttggtgtgggctagccggtgctgggcttggtgtgggcttgGTGTTTTTGGCGCCCACCAAATACCCACATGTGGCCAATAGCTTCATGTTTGCTGGGCAGTGTCTTCATCCCAAATAGCATCAAAtttgctatatagtgcactacgtttgaccagggcccatggggtttTTGAGTAATTCTTGACAAATGAGTCGATTCTTAGAACAGAACTGGAGTTATTATCtgactccatttctctctcctctgccagttTGATAGGAAGTGAATCAGATCACTTAGCTGCCAGAATacatcaaacacaaacacacacacacacacacacacacacacacacacacacactgactccagAGTCAAGACTCCAGAAGTTGACATTAGTGTCAATCTTCATAAACTGTACACTTAGGAATTTTCCATGGAGCTCGGTTTTCTCCTGTTTTTCTCcatcatccctcttctctcttgaACACACGTGCAGGGGTGGAGGGTTATTGTCATCTGTTTCTTTTTGCTCTCTTCCAATACTGGATTTTGTCTTTGTGACATGATGACAGGGCAATTACACAAGACACTGTTAAAAAGTGTCaaaccatgttttttttctcttaatTTTGTATTCAGAGCAACCTGTGATTTAGAGCACTCCTATAGATTCCCTGTTTAACCATAATATCTGTCACTAATGAAATATTGCTTTGTATCATTGCACATTTCCCTGACACTATAAGACTGTCTGTTGTGCAGAGATCATTGAAAGAAATGGACTATGTTAGAAACTTAAATTATATACATTTGTTAAATATCTTGGAGAATAAAACCACATTTTCACTCAATGTCACAGTTGAGATACATGTAAATGACGGGATGTAGAGATAAAACAGTGATAAAAACACTCAAAACCATGGAGGATTGAAAAGTAGCCCAAAGTCTGACCATACTCTGGTCATACTTGAAATACAGCAATCCATTCTCATGGTCTTGGGAGTTACAGTAGCTGAAGTTGATTGGAAACCACAGATTGACACTCATCTATGAATAATAGGCTAATTGTGAAGAATTGGAACACTCATTATGAGCAGCACAAAGATCAATACAATTACAGTGGACTGGAAGACAAGATGAGCGATGAACAGAGCAGGAAAGTGCCGGGGAAAGTGTGTCGAAGCAAGAGAAACTGAAATAGATGCATATACTGTAGGTggagtgtgtcagagtgagagaAATAGAAAGGGGTGCTGCTAATCCCTATTGGTTTAATAATAATCCCTAATGCGTTCTAGGAAGTCGACAAGACGTAGGACAGGGGTGCTGTTTAGTATCACAAgctaaaccactactgtagaaGGTAAGACTTCTGACGCACATGTACAGGGTCCCTTCAAAACATACTCTACCAGAGCTGATCCACTGGCCCTTGGCcaattctgtatttttccatattgcatcccaaatggtaccctactccctatatagtgtactacatttGACCATGGagcagagctctggtcaaaagtagtgcattatgtagggaatagggtgccatttggcaaggACATATCTGTCTTGAGGATTGTTCATATTCTCAAAGAGGGACACTGAGATGTTCTCATAAATATATCACAAACTTTGTCTGGTTTATTCAATGGTTTGTTGCCTTAGTACTAGATACAAGATAAGGGGGGAGTTTCACAACATCCCACAGTAACCCCAGAAGCCTGATGATAGATATTTAACATATTATTTCCCTGATGGAAGAAAATACTTTTGTTTTTACGTGACCTCAATAACAGATTTTTAGGTAACTTTAAATCATTGGTGGTTTACTGTGTTATTGTATGTCAATATCTTAAATTATTATAATCATTATTACCATGGCAATGAACACAACATCATTTGATCATTCATTGAGGTTTTATTGAAAAAAGTAACAATATAATAGCAtgtacaataacaataataacattattaataatataaaatctTTACATTCCATTGTTTTGCAGTAAAACTGGAAGACTCTGATACAAAATTACtgcaacagggagggagggggtctatGTACAAGAAAAGGAACATTTTAGCCGAATGGCCTTCAGTCAAAGAAATAGGAGATAGATTTGCCATAATGCAAACTCTATAGGCTTTCAATATATCTTATTAATATGCCTAGGTTACAGTACTGTTGGCTTAGTTTAAACCATGTTTTCCAATCCAAGAATCCCAAGTAAAACAATAAACAActtaaaatgaaaaataaaataatatttgatATCAAGGCATGGTAATCCTTAGGCATACTCTGGATATAAGTACACGTTCATGAACAGCAAAGACATTGATAGGGTATGATAGAGGGGTAGATGCATTGTATTTTATACTCTCCTTATTTAAAGAGAATTTAGGAGAAGATATTTGCTTTTTGTGATGGCAGAATTGTGGACGTCCTAAGTACTAAGACGAAActgatgttttgttgttttgcttAAACATATTTTTTACTGAAAAATAACTATTGTAACTTGAGTTATTTTCTGAGCATGTGCTAACACCTAAGAAAAACTGTTAAAACATGTTGCTGATCTAGTCTAGTCTGGCTTAGATCTTTGGCTTTGAATATGAATATGAAAATGACGGTAACACTTTACTGAAAGCCTCTCATCATAACTTTGCGTATCATGACTGTATCACAGTGAGATTGATTAAGTCTTATGCTGAATGAGTTCCAATTAAGTGCTGTGAACACATCTAAAAGGAGtgttggaaaataaatatttcctctacatttttttttacttttgaaAAATGCTCTACTTCTACCATTAACAAATGGATGAGACACTCAACAATTATTATGATGATAATAATACTCTTTGGCTTCTTCTGTTATCAAACCCTACAAAATGCAACAACATAGCAGCACTTTTTGAGAACATTTGTATGCTCATTTTCACTCCCCCTTGTCTTGTAGGCATTAATTCAGTTATGCTAAATTTCAATACTAATACCACCCTGCTCATTTCCTTCACACAAAACAGGCATGTTTCTATTGAATTGACCAGCATTGAACGGCCCttacatatacagtatgttatgttgTATGTCTGTTATGAGACCAGCTCAAATAACAAAAGTCCATACAGGTTCAAATATCTGCTTTGGATAAGTACTGTATTGAAGTAGCAGTTCATATAAAAAGGTATCAAATTGatcatttagtttttttttttttaaggatttGTTCCTCTACTTTACAACAGCTGCATAGTATTTTCTCCAATAGGTTAAAGCTACATTGAGCTACATTTCCTTTGGTGCAAATCACTAAAGTCTTCAAAGATCGCCCAGTTCACTGCAACATGAGGCTCTAGTCAAAGCCAAAATCAGTTGTGCATTCACTGGAAAATTGGTGATAAATTCCAATCTTATTATAAAGAAAAAGGGCTGAATTACAGCTTAATTGTTTGGATAAACATTAAATAACTTTATAGTACTTTGGAGATGGTTGCCCATGATCAATTAAAAAGTGCAAATTAgctaaataaaaacatatttggtTTTCACTCTGAAAGAGCAGAACTTTCAAAATGTCTCTCTTACTCTATGGGTGGACATCTTTGTTTGTTTTTCCCCAGTTCCTCTGAAACGAGAAAGTAGAGAATTTGCATATAGCAGCATTTTTCTTTTCAACTTAAGGGCAGTgaatagaaatcaaaactataGTTCTTAAAACCATCTTGTTCATTATTTGCTggacagatacacagagacatgTCTGCTAATTTCAAGTCATTATATCTAACATCCCTTCCAATATTATATGGATGCATGTTCCTGTCTATCCATAGATGCTAAAGAGATGTATACTTTTCATTTTCTTGTGGGAACCATTTTTCAAGAACATTTTCCTTCATCTATGCACATTTCATAGTGCTGTTTTTGTTGTAATATGCAATTACATTGTTTTAAGAAACTATTACATACAAGTCCCCGGCTACCCCGTTCCCACAGCAGTACCTTCGGCATGAATCTGTCCTTTACACAAGGCCCAGCTCAGCTCAATGTGCCTTTTGGAACAACAAAACGTGATTCTAGAATCAGAAACTTCTTCTCTGTGAGGTGGTTTGAAGTCTCTGCACAGTTATATTTCAGATTCTCGCCTCAGGGGCCTGGGCTCTAGTGGCACAGTGGCCTGGTGACGCGCAGAGTCTGAGATATTGTCTGTGTGAGTTACGTCTGGGCCCACGCTACCCCCGTTCCCCTCGTCCGTCTCCTCTTTGTTAGTCAGCGCCACCTCGTTCTCGTAACAGAAGGAGTTGGAGCTGGACAGGATGTATTTTTTCTCTGCCAGGTCTCTGGCACTGCACAGCGGAGTGCTGGGCACCTCGTAAGTCTTATGAAAGCGAGAGTAGTCCACCTTGTAGTAGCTCTTCTCCTCGAAGAGCACTGGGTCAAAGCGGTGGCCCCAGAGGATCTCACTGGCCAGGTAGGAGCTGCGGCACTGGGTGGTCATAGCCGTGGCCTCCACCATCCCCTCCAGGATCACCACGATCTCAAACTCGGACGTCTCCAGCTGTTGCTTGCTCATGTCATAGAATGGGCTGTCCTCGCTGATCTCGTGGACGATGGTGATGGGGGACACCAGGAAGATACGGTCAACTCCACTGTCGAAGCCCACGTCGATGTCCACTTGGTCCAGAGGGATGAACTCCCCCTCTGCAGTGGTGCGCGACTTGAGGAGCTGTGCCCGAACGTGGGCCTCCACCAGGTGGCTTTTCCTCAGGTTCCCCACGCGCCACATTAGACAAAGCTTGTTGTCCCTCATGGCCACTGTAGCGTTGTGGCTGAACACCAGCGTCTCGTTCCTCTTCTTGGGCTTGGCCATCTTGGCCATGACGGCGCCGATGATGAAGGCATCAATGATGCAGCCCACAATGCTCTGGAAGACCaccatgaagaccgccacaggacacTCGTCGGTTACATAGCGGTAGCCATAGCCGATGGTGGTCTGGGTCTCGATGGAGAAGAGGAAGGCTGCGGTAAAACTACTAACGTTGGAGACACACTTCTGGGCGTCGTTCTCCAGGTCCCCATGGAAGATGGCGACCAGCCAGAAGACACAGCCGAAGAACAGCCACGACAGGAGGAACGCCAGGCAGAAGATGACGAACATCCACCGCCAGCGGATGTCCACACAGGTCGTAAAGATGTCGGCGAGATAACGCTGGCCCTTCTCAGAGACATTGATGAACTGCACGTTGCAGTGACCGTCCTTCTTGACAAAGCGGCTCTGGGGCTGGTGCCTCGTGTGCACCTTGCCCTTGCCGTACCCGTTGGGCACTGCCACAGTGGCCAACTTCATGCCGTGCTCCTCGGTTGACACTATGCTGTAGCGGTTGGCTCGCACACTTCCCATCACCTCGTTCTGGTGGGAGGGCTGTGGCGCTGCTTCTGCTTTGGAAAACAGTCTGAGTTTTTGGAAAAAGCGTTGGAGAAACAGTTTTGAAACGCTAAGGGGGACCAACTCAAGCAGGAAATGGGGTGGTGAAGTGAGgcggacagggggacagagggaggaggagacaaagcctctctctctctcggtccttGACGGCCTCTGGTATCCACAGGGCTGAGGATGATGAGTTGATCAGCGCTCTCTCATCGGGCGACCGGACCCCAGCAATGACGTATGctgagggaaaaagagagaaaggtgTTAGACTTGCTGACGGTGTCAAAGAACGGATAcagaggtaaaaatctgttagtAATGATATGAGTCATGATAAAAGCAATATGAACTCAATGTCCTTATTTAATGGTAACAGCTTCCAATCTGAACTCTGTACATGAAATAGTCACCAACTGTCATGGATTATTATATCATTATCCATTTGAATACCATGTAGTGTGTGCAGCCTGAGAATACCATCAAATACTGTATACCCAAGAGCAAGAACAAGTACGTCTCCTCAAGCCAACAATATTTCATTCAGTTatgacaaaataacaaccgtATTCAACCCCGATCCTGGCTTTTCCACTCTCCACTGAGAGAGGTCACAGAGTAATAGGAGTAAGGTCCCACTGATGGTCATTCACAAAGCATACTTGTTTTTGTTGGCCTCAGTGTCGACAAGATAATTTCTTGTTGGATTGTGGGTTACGGTGTTTCTACGGGATCCCATGGACGGGATTCTTTGGACTTTTTTCAAGTTCTTGACCTACCGTTACTGTTAACTGATGACTGATCATCGTCGGATGCACATGTACCTTCAAAATGTTATATTTACCAGCACATTTGTTGCAACATGGAAGAGGAAATAACAGTCTTGTTAAAGCAGAAAATGAATGATTGGTTTAATATTGCTTAACAAGCAGGCCCGTCACTTCCACTCTGTGAAGTAGGGTTGTCAGTAGGCCCGTCACCTGTCAAGTAGGCCCGTCACTTCCACTCTGTGAAGTAGGGTTGTCAGTAGGCCCGTCACCTGTCAAGTAGGCCCGTCACTTCCACTCTGTGAAGTAGGGTTGTCACGACAGTAGGGTTGTCTCAATACCAGTATCGTGATACTACGAAATCTAATTTTCCATGGAtaaaactctttggtcctttaagaAACCTACTGTAGGTAACATATTGTGTGCTATACCTTGGAAAAATAAACATGTGATTCTGGTTGGCAACATAAGGCTGCTCGTTTCCATCATTAGAACAGTTTCCTTGGGAAATGTTCTccgcttcatgttttgtttccttgccacgatacctCTGAGTATCGCAATTCTTTTACTGTGACAACCCTACCGTGAAGACGGCCACACCAGCCTGTTTGTCACGTTGCACGGTGCATGCACCACTCTTCCTGACTCATTGCCCACTGGTGCATTCTTAATGTCCATTTTCACATACCTTGCTAATCACAACCATACCCATTAAAACCAGTAGATGTTGATAGCGCTGACTTCATCCATGCATTCCAACTGAAAACTCCCAACGGCTCATGAAGCCGGAAGTATTTGAATTTGAAGTTCGTCATATGGCTGAATGGGGCTGAGTGgcaccaacaaaaacaaaaaaaattgctAAGGGTCATAGAGAAAGTGGCCGTAACTAACAATGGATCATGGTCGATGTAATCGTTTTCATCATGCCTGAGAGTCAACTCCACGCTGCTAGATGACGTCGGCGTCAATAACGGAAGCCCCATAGACATTGGTTAGAACCTCCATCTCCACTTGACAGGCTCGTTGAATCTGCGCTCTCATCGGGAAAGCACATCACAACCCCTGAGGTGCACGTGCAACGAGTGTGCATAAGGGCACAAGCCTCCTCGTAGCATGCCAGTCTGTGATTGGTCTGTGCCAGCACGTGATCCTGAATGACAACAagtgtagtcagaatggatcaccaTTTAATTAAATATCTTGATTTGTAGCAAACGTTTTAATAATTAACTGTGTGGATTGAACTTGATCATAATAAACAAATTTTACAGGCCAAAATGGCCGtcaacattttttattgtttggCTGTTCTGGCTATCATAATTTACACAGGCTTTCTAGGGCAGACCAGGGCTTTTGGCACCGTGTAGTGGTGCTTGGTGTTTTCAGGTAGTAATGATGCATTTTAAATGGGGTGTCAGTGGTACAGAAATAACAGTTATTCCATTTGCTGTGTGACTTGACTACACAAATGTTTGTGGAAACTTTCCCGATTAGTGGGGAAATGTGAACATGAAAATGTACACAGTATCCCTCTTTCTCTGGCTCATGTGTGCATTTGAGGGCATCAACGTAACTTGTTGACACAGAGTCCTCTGGGACTTCATCTTCTCTCAGCAGCAAAATGGCTGTCCTGTGAGGGCTCTAACTCTGGCACTACTGTAACACCACTCATTAAAAGAGAGCCCTTCCTGCCTGTGTCTGCTCTGTTATACATGTCCTAGCCATGGTTGCAACGGACATTGTGAAcgcttttgttttgtttggttGGGGTTTTTCCATTTACAAGAAATGTATTGAATTTAGTAAAGACTTTTGGGAGATTTTATGATATGAGAGTCAATGATGAAAAGGAACATGAGTGCGtcaggaaaatatatattttctttgtGTTCCCTTGTTTGCAATACTTAAATCCCCAAATAGAATTACTTTTACTCAGAGTAAACACATCAGAGATGTTTAGCTATGATTAGACTGCAGTCTCTCTTTAGTTAATTTACAAACGTTTCTGTAGTGTGTAGACTGACTTCAGATATTTATTTTCATGTTTCTAAGTAAGtttaaagatggaatccgcaCTAGGGGAAACAGCACCACTGTCCGCCCCATggatgttattgtttttgttgacgAAACAGAGGTGGGGGCGTTGTGCATCAAGAAAAAAAAATTGCAGTACATATGCTtatccagcagcataccaccctgcataccactgctggcttgcttctgaagctaagcagggctgGTCCTGGTcaggtcctggatgggagaccagatgctgctggaagtggtgttggagggccattAGGAGGCacactttcctctggtctaaaaaaatatcccgataccccagggcagtgattggggacactgccctgtgtagggtgctgtctttcggatgggacggtAAACAGGTTtcttgactctctgaggtcattaaagatcccat encodes the following:
- the LOC112257877 gene encoding inward rectifier potassium channel 2, with the protein product MGSVRANRYSIVSTEEHGMKLATVAVPNGYGKGKVHTRHQPQSRFVKKDGHCNVQFINVSEKGQRYLADIFTTCVDIRWRWMFVIFCLAFLLSWLFFGCVFWLVAIFHGDLENDAQKCVSNVSSFTAAFLFSIETQTTIGYGYRYVTDECPVAVFMVVFQSIVGCIIDAFIIGAVMAKMAKPKKRNETLVFSHNATVAMRDNKLCLMWRVGNLRKSHLVEAHVRAQLLKSRTTAEGEFIPLDQVDIDVGFDSGVDRIFLVSPITIVHEISEDSPFYDMSKQQLETSEFEIVVILEGMVEATAMTTQCRSSYLASEILWGHRFDPVLFEEKSYYKVDYSRFHKTYEVPSTPLCSARDLAEKKYILSSSNSFCYENEVALTNKEETDEGNGGSVGPDVTHTDNISDSARHQATVPLEPRPLRRESEI